The sequence below is a genomic window from Luteimonas sp. MC1825.
CAGCGCGGCATCGTCGACGAGGCTCGGGTCGTCTGGCGGCGGGGTGTCGGGTCGCTGTCGCTTGGCCATGGCGGAAGCGTAACGCGTCGGCGACCGGCGCATGCGCGGGTCGGCATCGTCGCCATCCGCTATCATGTCTGGCCCACCGCGACGCGGCGACATGAGAAGGTTCAGCGCGCTTGGAAGGCCATGAGAGTCCTCGTTAGCAATGACGACGGCGTCGATGCACCCGGCATCCACGCCCTTGCCGAGGGGCTGCGCGCCGCCGGGCACGAGGTCATCGTCGTCGCGCCCGACCGCGACCGGTCCGGTGCCAGCAATTCGCTGACCCTCGACCTGCCGCTACAGGTCGTGCAGGTCGATGCGGAGACCTGGCGCGTGCATGGCACGCCCACCGACTGCGTGCACGTGGCGATCACCGGCATGCTCGAGGTCGAGCCCGACATCGTGGTCTCCGGCATCAACAACACCGCCAACCTCGGCGACGATGTCATCTACTCCGGCACCGTGGCCGCTGCGATGGAAGGCCGCTTCCTCGGCCTGCCCGCGGTGGCGGTGTCGCTGGCCACGCGCGGCCACGTCGGCCTGCATTACGAAACCGCCGCCCGCGCCGCGGTCGAGATCGTGGCGCGGCTGCGGGCCGACCCGCTGCCGGCCGACACCATCCTCAACGTCAACGTGCCCGACATTCCCTGGTCCGAAGTGGAAGGCTTCGAGGTCACGCGGCTCGGCAACCGCCACCGCGCCGAGCCCTGCATCCCGGTGCAGGACCCGCGTGGC
It includes:
- the surE gene encoding 5'/3'-nucleotidase SurE, which translates into the protein MRVLVSNDDGVDAPGIHALAEGLRAAGHEVIVVAPDRDRSGASNSLTLDLPLQVVQVDAETWRVHGTPTDCVHVAITGMLEVEPDIVVSGINNTANLGDDVIYSGTVAAAMEGRFLGLPAVAVSLATRGHVGLHYETAARAAVEIVARLRADPLPADTILNVNVPDIPWSEVEGFEVTRLGNRHRAEPCIPVQDPRGRQFWWIGAAGPEQDSGPGTDFHAVRTRHIAITPIQVDLTRYQALEQVAAWVGGLEAELRNGSGA